In Aedes albopictus strain Foshan chromosome 3, AalbF5, whole genome shotgun sequence, the following are encoded in one genomic region:
- the LOC109420358 gene encoding septin-2 gives MAAADVDVQKHELPRTLKLSGHVGFDSMPDQLVSKSVQNGFVFNILCIGETGLGKSTLMDSLFNTNFESQPSPHSLPNVKLKAHTYELQESMVRLKLTICDTVGYGDQINKDDSFKSVVDYIDQQFETFLQEELKIKRSLSSYHDSRTHICLYFICPTGHGLKSLDLVCMKKLDSKVNIIPIIAKADTISKTELSKFKAKINDELRNNGVQIYHFPTDDESVAEINATMNSHIPFAVVGSTDFVRVGNKTVRARQYPWGTVQVENEAHCDFVKLREMLIRTNMEDMREKTHTKHYELYRQKRLEQMGFTDVDSDNKPVSFQQTFEAKRSNHLAELQAKEDEVRQMFVVRVKEKEAELKESEKELHAKFDKLKKDHAEEKRKLEESRKKLEEEFVEFNRRKSQMAASHHTLTLGKSKKK, from the exons CACGAGCTTCCTCGAACCTTGAAACTGTCCGGTCATGTCGGGTTCGACAGCATGCCGGACCAGCTGGTCAGCAAGAGCGTCCAGAATGGGTTCGTGTTCAACATCCTGTGCATCGGTGAAACCGGTCTCGGCAAGTCCACCCTGATGGACTCGTTGTTCAACACGAACTTCGAATCGCAACCGAGCCCGCACTCGTTGCCGAACGTCAAATTGAAGGCCCATACGTACGAGCTGCAGGAGAGCATGGTTAGATTGAAG TTGACAATATGTGACACTGTCGGCTACGGAGATCAAATCAACAAGGACGATTCGTTTAAATCGGTCGTCGATTACATCGATCAGCAGTTTGAAACTTTTCTACAGGAGGAGCTCAAGATCAAGCGATCACTGTCTTCGTATCACGACAGCCGTACCCACATTTGTCTGTATTTCATTTGCCCCACGGGACACGGTTTGAAGTCGTTGGATTTGGTGTGCATGAAGAAGCTGGATTCGAAGGTCAATATCATTCCGATCATTGCCAAGGCTGACACCATTTCCAAGACGGAGCTGTCCAAGTTCAAGGCAAAGATCAACGATGAGCTGAGAAACAATGGCGTTCAGATCTACCATTTCCCGACGGACGACGAATCGGTTGCGGAAATCAACGCCACCATGAACTCGCacattccgtttgctgtggtgggCAGTACCGATTTTGTTCGCGTCGGTAATAAAACGGTCCGCGCTCGACAGTATCCTTGGGGAACGGTTCAGGTGGAGAACGAGGCCCATTGCGACTTTGTTAAGCTTCGGGAAATGCTGATTCGTACCAATATGGAGGACATGCGCGAGAAGACGCACACCAAACACTACGAGCTCTACCGCCAGAAGCGGCTGGAGCAAATGGGATTCACCGATGTGGACAGTGACAACAAACCGGTCTCGTTCCAGCAAACGTTTGAGGCCAAGAGAAGCAACCATCTCGCCGAGTTGCAGGCCAAGGAGGACGAAGTTCGGCAGATGTTTGTCGTTCGCGTGAAGGAAAAGGAGGCGGAGCTGAAGGAAAGCGAGAAAGAG CTGCATGCCAAGTTCGACAAGCTGAAGAAAGATCATGCCGAAGAGAAGCGTAAACTGGAGGAATCTCGTAAAAAGCTCGAAGAAGAATTTGTCGAATTCAATCGACGCAAATCGCAGATGGCAGCTTCCCACCACACCCTGACCTTGGGTAAGAGCAAAAAGAAATGA